The Deinococcus apachensis DSM 19763 genome segment TTTGTCTGATCTAGACACTGCTTCCAAACCTCGAACTTAGTCTTAAACTCTTCACTTCCAGGTTCCATCCAGCCTCCAAAATTAGAAGGAGGGAATTACCCCTCCTTTTCCGGCTACTTCACCCGCACTTGCTGTACCCGCACGCCTGGCACTTCAGGCATCCTTCCTCCCGAATCACAGCCTTTTCCTCGCACACCGGGCAGTGTTCGCGGCTCATGCCGTCCATGCTCTCGACGTTGACCCCACTCGGCTCGGCGGGGGCAACCGGGGGCAGGTCCACGCTGGCCCCAGCGAGGGGCGGGAGCGCGGCGGCCTCCATGTCCTTGGCGAAGGTCTCCAGGGCGACAGCGATCAGGTCGGCCTTGGAGCCCACCAGGCGACCGTTGTAGCTGCCGTACAGCCCGCCGTTGATGCCGCGCAGGGTCTTGATGAGGGCCTGGGCAGGAACGCCATGCTGGAGGGCGATGCTCACCACGCGGCCCAGCGCCTCGGAGTCGGCGTTCGCCTCGTCGCCCGCGCGCCCGCTGATGACCATGACCTCGATGGGCTTGCCATTCAGGTGGTTGACAGTGACCAGGAAGGAGCGGCGGTGCCCGCTGGTGGGGTCGGTGAGCTTGACCATGTCGGTGATGCCGCTCAGACGGGCGGGACGCTCGTAAACAGGGGTCGCGGGCAGGGTGGGACGTGCGGGGGCGGCGGGAACCGGGGCCGGTACGGGCTGCACCTCGACCTTCGGCGCCTCGGGAACGTTCTCCTCCATCACCTCAGCGGCGGCCTGGGCAGGCTCTGCCTCCACCTTCTTCTCCTTCTTCTTGCTGGTGCTCAGCACCTGGAACTGGCGGGAGCCGTCGCGGTACACGGTGATGCCCTTGCAGCCGGTGCGGTACGCCTCGCTGTAGGCGTCCTGCACGTCCTGCACGCTGGCCGAGTTGGGCAGGTTGATCGTCTTGCTCAGGCTGTTGGCTGCGTGCTGCCCACCGTCGTCAAAGGCTCGCTGCACGGTGCCCTGCATCCGCACATGGTCCTCCGGCTTGATGTCATGGGCGCACACGAAGACCTGTTGCAGCGCCTCGGGGATGAAGGCGAGGCCCACCACCGAGCCGTGGTTCTCGGACACGGCCTCGGTCACCTTGTCCCAGTCCCAGCCGCCGTCCTTCTCCAGGCCAGCGGGGGCGGGGTACTGGTTGAGCAGCTCCACAAACAGCGGGGCGAGGAGCGCCCGGTACTCCGAACCGATCTTGCGCCAGATGAAGGGGCTGAAGATGGGCTCGATGCCGGAGGAGACGCCCATCAGCATGGAAGTCGTTCCAGTCGGCGCGACGGTCAGCACGGCGACGTTGCGGCGCGGGCCGTGCGGAATCTTCTTCGCGCTGCGCTCGTAGACGGGATACACGCCGCGCTCCTGGCCCAAGCGCTCGCTCTCGGCGACGGCTTCCTCCCGCAGGGCGCTCATGATCTCGTAGATCGCCTGACGCCCGGCCTCGTTGTCGTAGCGCAGCCCCATCTTGATTAGGGCGTCGGCCAGGCCCATCACCCCCAGCCCCAACCGGCGCAGGTCCTGCGAGGCGACCCGGTTATCCTCCAGCGCAAAGACGTTCACGTCGAGCACGTCGTCGAGGAAGCGCACGCAGGTGCGGACGTCAGCGCGGAAGGTGGCGTGGTCGAAGGTGCTGCCCTTGACGTAGGCGGCGAGATTGATGGCGCCGAGGTCGCAGGGCTCGCCGATGGTGAGCGGAATTTCCCCGCAGTTTTGCGTATTTACGTATGCAAAACGAGGCTTCCTGTTGGTGCCGACGGATTCATGATGCCCAATGTAATAGTTATGGAAATCATCAACGGTACCGTTGTAGACATCCTCCACACCACATTCCCTCACCGAGATGACACGATGGTTGGCAACGGATGCATGCTGTTCCAATGCACCGAAGGTAGGTACTCCTCCAGGGTGCAGGCGAACAGGAATGCCTCCCGTCTTACAAAAATCTTCCCATTCTTTCTTAAATGGTCGACGACCGAGCTTAAACTTCAGATCGTTGAAGGCTTTAATCTGCAATTCTGCTGTCCGACGAGCCTTAGCATTTTGAGCAGCACGAGCCTTTGGAGCTCCAAGGGCAGACGCGCGCTTACGGCCGCAGGTGGTGCAATAGGCAACCTCGCGCGTTGACCAAGAGCGCTCAAAGTGATCTCCACAGTCTTCGCATGCCTTTGTAACAATGGGATAGTAATTTCCCTCGTGACGTACAGAAATGTATCCCGATTCTTTGGCATCTCGATACATATCAATGTTACGAAGCGTTTGCCTACCTTTACCAGTACCTCTTGGAAGAACTGGCAGATCGAGTTGCCGTGCTACACGCTCGGAAATATCGTTTACAGTTCCAATTGCCTCAACCCGGTATTCAGCCATGTGCTGAGGAAGTCCGCGTTCTGAAGCGAATTCGTACCACTCAGCAGTCGTGAACCCACGACCTATGGCTTGAGTCAGCTCCCGGGCGGCCTCCAGAATCTCGTCATGGCTGACTCCGCTGAACCTCCCATTATTTTCTCCACCAACGGCCTCTGAAAGCTTTTCAAGATAGTTCTGTTTCTCTTCTTTGCTCAGAGTTTTATACCAACGGCCTCGCATAGGGTTATTTTCACCCAACATGCGCTCCCGATGAAGAGCATCATGATCGTCCTTATTCATTACTTCAAGGTTCGTCATGGCATTGTTTAAGCTGTTGTGGTCTTTGTGATGCACAACCTCGTATCGTGTCAGCTTTCGCTGAAGCATGAAGGCGGCAATCAGTCTGTGTTCTCCGCTGGGCTGTCCCTTCCCCGTTGTTGCCCACACATAGTCATTGCTACGTCCCTTTCGGAGGGCCGGAATAGCCTCAGGCAGCGTGGCGACAAAACGGGTCAGTGATGCAATCGAGTCACCGGGAACAAGATCAATGGAAGCCTTTTGCGTACCGTCTGTAAGGTTGAACTTGTGATTACCTGTAGCTTTGACTTTTAGGCCATCATCAAACTCAACTTCATACACCACCTGAGACAGACCTGTGACACGAGGGTTACGCATCCAACGAACAGTTACCCGGCCTCGATCATCACGTGTGTAAACGGGAACGTCTTTGCTCTCCTCGGCGAGTTGCTTAAACGAGACTGCACCACGTCCATCAGCAACTGCGACAAGAGTGTCCCCCGTGACGCAGGGATTTGTGCTGCGAATTTCATACCGCTTCCCCAGGTTTTTCAGCGCGCTGAACTCATTCACCCGGTCCACGAAGATCAGCCCCGGCTCGCCCGTCGCCCAGGCGTGCTGCGCGATCTGGTCCCACAGCCACTTTGCGGGAATCCCAGGCCGTTTGTCTGCGGGGTTGTAGCGGCCCTGGGGAGCCGTCCTGTACAGCGGCACGCCCCGCGCCCCATCCTCGGCCCGGTCGGGAAGTGTGGGCAGGCGACCGTCGTACATCCCGCTCTGCGATTCGAGGTAGTACTTGCCGGGCACGTCCTGCACGTCCACATGCCACAGCCCGTCGCGCTCCAGCGTCTGCCAGAACTTCTCGGTGACCAGGATGGAGATGTTGAAGGTGGAGATGTCCCCTTCCGCCGCCTCGCGGTCGAGATCCTTGGCGGTCAGGAAGTCCAGGACATCGGGGTGCTCGATGGAGATGGTCGCCATCCCGGCGCCGCGCCTCGTTCCGCCCTGCCTCACAACTCTGAGGACAGGCGCATACACAAAACGCAGTGTATTGATCGGCCCGCTCGTCTCCCCACCCCGATTGGCCCACTCCAGGAAGTTGTCGAAAATCTCCATGAGGAAGGAGACGGGGCCGGAACTCGTGCCGCCGGAGCCCTTGATCGGGGCGCCCTCGGGCCGCATCTTCGAGAGGTCAATGCGCGGCTCGACGCCCACCTTGGCGCTCTCGGCAACCGAGCGGGCCGCGTCGACGATGCCGCCCATGTCGTCCGCGACCGGCTGCACACCTTCGGGCAGCGCGCGGACAATCTGCACCCCGTTCACCCGGGCGCTGGCGACGAGGTCGGCGGGAATAGCGTGGCCATACACCACCCGGGTCCAGTTCCGCACCGCGACGGGCTGCTTCTCGCCGTCGGGCTGGGTGGGGGGCCGCATCAGCCCCTCGATGAAATCCGTCACGTCGGGGTGGGTGGCGCTCATATAGGCCCAGCCGCGCACGCCCGCGTCGGGACGGCTGGAGGCGGCGCGCGGCGTGTACACGTCGAGGTTCACCCCGTTGCCACCGCCCACCTTGGTCACTAGGGCAAGCTTCTTGGCGACCTCCATGACGCCGTCGAAGCTCTCGGGGGCGTGTTCTGTTGCCCCCTGAACGAAGCAGTTCAAGACGTTCCCGTGCTGTGTCCCCGCCCCTGCCAGCACGCGCCCGCCCGGGCAGAACTTCTTCTCGGCCATCAGGTCGTAGTACTTCTGCGCCCACTCCAGCCGCGCCTCCGGGGTCTCCGCGTCCGCCACCCAGTCGGCGATGCGGTGGAACATGCCGCTCAGATCACCGTCCCCCGCCTGGAGGTACTGCCTCTTGGCGATATGGTGCGCGTTCTCGTCGAAGTTGCTCAGGGTGCGGTCGGGCGTAGTGGTCATGCGGGGGCTCCTTGGGAAACGGGACACCAGAAGGCCTCACCTCCTGCGGGGAGGAGGTGCGGGGGCGGATGGGGTGGCCCGGTCGGGAGGGCCGCTCTCAGATGTCAAACTGTAGCACCCGCACGGTCGGCGTACAATCTCTTGTACTCCATCCCCATCTGGTGTACAAGATACGGCCCCGAACGCCTGGTTCGGGGCCGAAGAAGGGGGGATGGGTGGGCAGCAAGCGGCTCAGGCTATTGGAGAGGCGTTCCGCCCCTGAGCACCGCCCACCCTCAACTTAGCTTGACGAGGAAGCGCCCGCACGAGGGGCACTTGACGGGCGGCAACTTGCCCTGGGCGGCTTTTTGCTGCACGTTGACCGGGAGCATCACGTTGCAGCCGGTGCAGCGGCCCCCGCGAATCTCGACCAGGCCCAGGCCCTTTTTGGCCCGGCGGATCAGGTCGTATTCCTTGACGGTGCGCGAGTCGATGCCCGCCACCAGCCGGGCACGTTCCTGCCGGGCACCCTCGCCCTGGTCGCGCAGACCCTGCACCCGCGCCTCGTCCTCGGCCTCCAGGGCTTCGAGCTGGGGGCGCAGGGCACGGTGCGCGCCGCGCAGCTCGGAAGCGCGGGCGGTCAGCTCGCGCTGGCGCTCGCGGAGCGGCGTGAGGTCCTCGTCCATCTCCTCGGCGCGCTCGGTGAGCATCTGGATGCGGCTGCCGTACTGGCTCTGGGCGCGGGCGTCGAAGGCGTTCTTGTCCTGCTCCTCGCGCGCGCGGCTGACCTGGTCACGGGTGCCCGCAAGGTCCTGCTCAAGCTGGCGAATCTGCTTTTCCACGCCCTCCAGGGTGATCTCGGTGTCCTCCAGGTCGTTGTTCAGGCGCTCCTGCTGGGCGCGGGCGCCTCTCAGGGCCTCCGGGACACTGTCCTCCTCGGCCCGCAGCCGGTCGAGGTCCAGGTCAAGCTCCTGCACGCGGTACAGGCTCTGAAGGGGTCCGGTGTCACTCATCGGGGCCAGTGTACCCCTGCCTGACGCGCGGGGCGCCGGGCCATCCTTTAAGTCTTTAGGGAGTAGCCTCCCCACTCGCCCGGGCTGCCGGATGCCCGCTGCGGCGAGCGGGGCGGAACAACCCCAGGTAGATCAGCACCACGCTCCCCGCGTACATCAGCAGGGTCCAGGCGAACAGCACGTTGAAGGCGAGGCCAAAGGGCAGCATCCCCCGGATCACACCGGAGACCAGGCTGCTGACCGCCCAGCCCGCGTCCCAGGCGATCACGTTGACCGCGGAATACATCGGGCGGTCCTCGTCGGGAAGGGCGGTCATCGCGTAGGCGCTGTAAACCGGCCCGGCCGCGTTCATCAGCGCCCCGCGGGTGAAAAGGGCCACCGTGACCATCCACAGTTCGGGCGCGAAGCCCAGCACGGCCAGGAAGGGGAGGCTGGCGGCCTGCACCGTCAGCACGGCGGTGAGCTGTCCGAAGCGCCGCACCAGCAGGGGTTGCAGCAGCGCCGTGGTCGCCGTGGCGAGGCTGGTCCAGGCGAAGAGGGTGCCCAGGCTGGCGTAGTTCACGTGGAACTTGCCCTCGATGAACACGTTCAGGAAGGGGATGGTCGCCCCCGCCCCCAGCCCCACGAGGACGTTGGGGGCGACCAGCCGGATCATCGTGAGTTTGTCGCGGATGGCGAGGGACCGGCCTTCCGGGCGCGGTTTGCCGCTGGGCCGCAGAAACAGGACCGGGAGGAGCCCCGCAAGCTGGAAGGCCGCCGAGACGAGCAGCGCCACCCGCAGGGCGCTCAGGCTGTCGGGGGCCACACCCGCCGCCGCCCCGTACAGCTCCGGCACCCGCCCGCCCAGCAGGTTGCCCAGGAAGCCCGCCCCGGTCATCAGGGCGCTCTGCACGCTGAAGAGGGTGACCCGGGTACTCTCGTCGCTGTGGTTCGCCATGAAGGGTGAGCCGGAGACGGAGAGGAGCGCGGCCCCCGCCCCCTGCACGAGCGCCCCCGCAATCGCCAGGACGGGCCCCCCCGCCGAAGCCAGCAGCACGGCCCCGGCGAGGCTCAGCACGCTGCCCACCTTGATCGTGTGCGCGTTGGAGATGCGGCGGGCGAGCGCCACGGCGGGCAGGCTCAGGCAGGCCAGGGTGAGCGCCGGGAGCGCGTTCACCAGCCCCTGCCACTCCGCCCCCAGCCCCAGCGCCCGCAGGTAGAAATTGAGAAAGAGCGCCGCGAAGGCCTGCGACAGCCCGAAGGTGAAGGCCGAGGTGAGGTACAGCCAGACCTGCCGGGAAAAGCGCCAGGTCATGCTGGCCCCCGCCCCGCGGCTCTGCGAGTCCGGCGGGGAGTGGGAAGGGGGGAGTGGGGAGTGGGAAAAGTGCGGCGGGAGCGGGA includes the following:
- a CDS encoding ribonucleotide reductase N-terminal alpha domain-containing protein yields the protein MTTTPDRTLSNFDENAHHIAKRQYLQAGDGDLSGMFHRIADWVADAETPEARLEWAQKYYDLMAEKKFCPGGRVLAGAGTQHGNVLNCFVQGATEHAPESFDGVMEVAKKLALVTKVGGGNGVNLDVYTPRAASSRPDAGVRGWAYMSATHPDVTDFIEGLMRPPTQPDGEKQPVAVRNWTRVVYGHAIPADLVASARVNGVQIVRALPEGVQPVADDMGGIVDAARSVAESAKVGVEPRIDLSKMRPEGAPIKGSGGTSSGPVSFLMEIFDNFLEWANRGGETSGPINTLRFVYAPVLRVVRQGGTRRGAGMATISIEHPDVLDFLTAKDLDREAAEGDISTFNISILVTEKFWQTLERDGLWHVDVQDVPGKYYLESQSGMYDGRLPTLPDRAEDGARGVPLYRTAPQGRYNPADKRPGIPAKWLWDQIAQHAWATGEPGLIFVDRVNEFSALKNLGKRYEIRSTNPCVTGDTLVAVADGRGAVSFKQLAEESKDVPVYTRDDRGRVTVRWMRNPRVTGLSQVVYEVEFDDGLKVKATGNHKFNLTDGTQKASIDLVPGDSIASLTRFVATLPEAIPALRKGRSNDYVWATTGKGQPSGEHRLIAAFMLQRKLTRYEVVHHKDHNSLNNAMTNLEVMNKDDHDALHRERMLGENNPMRGRWYKTLSKEEKQNYLEKLSEAVGGENNGRFSGVSHDEILEAARELTQAIGRGFTTAEWYEFASERGLPQHMAEYRVEAIGTVNDISERVARQLDLPVLPRGTGKGRQTLRNIDMYRDAKESGYISVRHEGNYYPIVTKACEDCGDHFERSWSTREVAYCTTCGRKRASALGAPKARAAQNAKARRTAELQIKAFNDLKFKLGRRPFKKEWEDFCKTGGIPVRLHPGGVPTFGALEQHASVANHRVISVRECGVEDVYNGTVDDFHNYYIGHHESVGTNRKPRFAYVNTQNCGEIPLTIGEPCDLGAINLAAYVKGSTFDHATFRADVRTCVRFLDDVLDVNVFALEDNRVASQDLRRLGLGVMGLADALIKMGLRYDNEAGRQAIYEIMSALREEAVAESERLGQERGVYPVYERSAKKIPHGPRRNVAVLTVAPTGTTSMLMGVSSGIEPIFSPFIWRKIGSEYRALLAPLFVELLNQYPAPAGLEKDGGWDWDKVTEAVSENHGSVVGLAFIPEALQQVFVCAHDIKPEDHVRMQGTVQRAFDDGGQHAANSLSKTINLPNSASVQDVQDAYSEAYRTGCKGITVYRDGSRQFQVLSTSKKKEKKVEAEPAQAAAEVMEENVPEAPKVEVQPVPAPVPAAPARPTLPATPVYERPARLSGITDMVKLTDPTSGHRRSFLVTVNHLNGKPIEVMVISGRAGDEANADSEALGRVVSIALQHGVPAQALIKTLRGINGGLYGSYNGRLVGSKADLIAVALETFAKDMEAAALPPLAGASVDLPPVAPAEPSGVNVESMDGMSREHCPVCEEKAVIREEGCLKCQACGYSKCG
- a CDS encoding zinc ribbon domain-containing protein — protein: MSDTGPLQSLYRVQELDLDLDRLRAEEDSVPEALRGARAQQERLNNDLEDTEITLEGVEKQIRQLEQDLAGTRDQVSRAREEQDKNAFDARAQSQYGSRIQMLTERAEEMDEDLTPLRERQRELTARASELRGAHRALRPQLEALEAEDEARVQGLRDQGEGARQERARLVAGIDSRTVKEYDLIRRAKKGLGLVEIRGGRCTGCNVMLPVNVQQKAAQGKLPPVKCPSCGRFLVKLS
- a CDS encoding MFS transporter gives rise to the protein MTWRFSRQVWLYLTSAFTFGLSQAFAALFLNFYLRALGLGAEWQGLVNALPALTLACLSLPAVALARRISNAHTIKVGSVLSLAGAVLLASAGGPVLAIAGALVQGAGAALLSVSGSPFMANHSDESTRVTLFSVQSALMTGAGFLGNLLGGRVPELYGAAAGVAPDSLSALRVALLVSAAFQLAGLLPVLFLRPSGKPRPEGRSLAIRDKLTMIRLVAPNVLVGLGAGATIPFLNVFIEGKFHVNYASLGTLFAWTSLATATTALLQPLLVRRFGQLTAVLTVQAASLPFLAVLGFAPELWMVTVALFTRGALMNAAGPVYSAYAMTALPDEDRPMYSAVNVIAWDAGWAVSSLVSGVIRGMLPFGLAFNVLFAWTLLMYAGSVVLIYLGLFRPARRSGHPAARASGEATP